GGTTCCGCATCCGGTCACCTGGCTTTGGTGCCAACATGGCTGCCCCTCGAGGTCGTCCCGAGTCCCACATATTCCGCGGGCAGTGGTGGCGACGGCATTGCCATTGGTCTTATCAGCAGCATGCCTATGGCGATCTTCCAACCCTCCAATGCCGCCATTGCTGGTCCCAACACCGCGGTAGAAGCGCATCAGGGTAACAACGCCTTGATCAATCAGCATTCCACAGCAATAGCCGGCATGGGCGGAGACGGTGGAAACGGCAATGTTGCTCTCGGCGGGGGCGACGGCAATCACAATTCCGGAAGCGGTGGCAACGGGCTCTTCTTCGGTGGCATGGTGAGTTCGGATGTCGGTGTATTCGCGCCTGTCAACACTGCCATCTCGTGGGGCAGCGGTTCATCCGCTGTTGCCAGCCAGTCAAACAATTCCGTTATGCACCAAGGCGCCACGCAAATTGGCGGTGTCGGTGGTTCCGGCGGGGATAATAACGGGACATTCGACAGCACTCCCGGAGGCGTTGGAACACATACCTACACGGGAGATATGTTCGGCGGCCATGGCGGCAACGGCTATTTCATGGGCAGTATGGTCGACGTGAATGTTGCTATCTTTTCACCGATCAATATCGCCGTCGGCGCGGCGGGCGGCTCCGCCGAAGCGCATCAGACCAACAACGCGATTTTTGACCAGGGTGGCATCCAGATCGCGGGTATCGGCGGCGATGGCGGCGGATTCAATTTGAGTTCGGATACGATTTTCACCGGCAACCACAGCGGTGGCAATGGGGGTTCAGGCTTCTCGAACGGTAATTTCGTCGATCTCAATGTCGGCGTTTATCATCCGATCAACATTGCTGTGCCCGCGGGCGGCACAGCGGATGCCCAGCAGATCGATAATGTGCTTTTCGATCAGCACTCATTCCAAATGGGCGGCATCGGCGGCAACGGCGGCGACGGCAGCCTTGCTGATAATCACTCTGCGCTGGTGGATGATATTCTTTCGTTCCTGCACACCTAGAGCAAATTCTTCCCAGACTTCTCGCGGTCTTCGAAACCACGCTTCTTGTGGACGATTTTCGATGCGCCGCCAATCGGCGCGCCGCGCCGATGTAATAACCACACCCCGTCGCCAGATACACACCCCACCCAAACGGACGTCCCCGAATATCCGGCTAGTTCCCAAGCAAAATCGCGAGCACTCTTTCCAGGCGGTTAATCTGCCTGACGATGACGTCGCGGGTATCTGGCCGTGGGAGAAACACGGAAAAACTTAGTAAGGAGTAATATTATGCCTATTCCACAAATGTCTGACACGATCCAGCTGAACAATTCCGATGCTGGCGATGCAAATGCCGGTAACGGCGGTGACGGCTACAACAAGGGAGATATCAGCTTCAGCCCCAGCGCCTACTTCAACGCTTCACAAACGGTAGAGGGTGCTCATACCAAATTGTATAACGGCGATGACGTTTGGCAAAAAGCCAGTTGGGAAGCCAAGGACGCCGGCAACGGCGGCGATACCTCGGCGCATCATGGTCTCATTGCAGCAATCACCAACAATGGTGACGGCGGTGCCGGCGGCGACGCCAACTCCAATGGCAGCCAGTCCAACTCCAGCGGAGGCAATACGGCAACGGTTGCTGCAGCCACGACGGCCACTCAGGTGAATGAGCTCATGGCCAGTCAGGATGCCACTATTATCGCTGGCGTCGGTGGTAGTGGCGGCAACGGCAACCTGGCACTGGGTGGCAACATCGAGTCGACAGCGGTTCATATCGATCCCACGACCGTCAATAATACTCTCGACCATTTCGTCAACGTCCTCGGAACGATCGATCAGCACGATCTGGGCTCATAAAATCAATTCGCCAGGATCGCCGGTTGTGACCGGCGATCCTTAAATCCGGACGGCGACACCAGTTGGCTGTCCAATCAGTGAGCACCTGACCATGACAACGAGTCTCGTACAATCGCAGCGTCAACCGACGCATCTGGTGGTAGCCCTTCGTGCTTGCGCTGGAGCCTTCGGTCTGGTCTTCGTCTATAGCTGCGGTTACAACCTCTTTCTGCTCGCACCGTCCATCTATCTCCTGCAGATATATGATCGCGTCTTGTCCAGCCGCAGCACCGATACGCTGCTGATGTTGACGCTCATCATAGCGGTCGCCGTCATCGTCGGATCCGTGCTTGATATTGTCCGGCGCGCCGCCCTATCTCGCATTGGAAGCTGGTTCGACCATCGCTTGCGGCCTTGTGTCCTCACGGCATCGTTCGAATATGCGGCGAGAGCCGATGCGGGCGTGGCTACCGATTGCTACCGGGACCTCGCCTCTCTGCGCCAGTTTCTCGATTCGCCCGCAAGCGCACTGCTTTTCGACGTGCCGTGGGCGCCAGTTTTCCTGCTGCTGCTTTTCCTCGTACATCCCTTGCTCGGAGCAATCGGTGTCTTGAGCGCGATCGCATTGTTATTGCTTGCGCTGCTTACCGAACTCGCCACGCGGGAACCACTCACCCACGCGAATGTTGCGCTGGCAAGGAGCTACGCCCGGTTTGCCACAGCGCTCAAATATATCCAGGTCATCCGCGCGATGGGCATGCAGGATGGTGCTGCACAGATCGTCTATCGCGATGCGGAAGTCGCAAGGAAAGCGCAAGACAGCGCCATGCACCGGACCGAGATCATCCTTGGTTTTTCCAAGTCCATTCGCACCTTGACCCAGATACTCGTGATGGGTGCCGCGACGTGGCTGGTGCTGGCCGAAAACAGCAGCCCCGGTATCATTTTCGTCGCCAGCCTTCTGCTCGGTCGTGGGCTCGCTCCAGTCGAGGGCGCGATCGGCGCCTGGCGTTCCTTTGCCTATGCCCGCAACGCTTTCAACCGTCTCAACAAGATGCTCATTGCTGTTTCCTCGGACGCCGACACGCGTATGGTGCCGGTCCCCGAACCCAGCGGCCTTATCCTTGACAATGTCAGTTATGCATTGCCCTTTTCCGGCCGGCCACTGCTGAGCGGCGTCAAGCTTCGGCTCGCCCCGGGGGACTGCGCGGCGCTGATTGGCCCTTCTGGATCGGGCAAGTCGACGCTCGGCCGCATTATCGCAGGCGTCCTCCAACCCTCCAGTGGATGCGCGCTTCTTGGCGGTGTCGACATATCTGCCTTGCGTCTTTGCGGAGGAACCCACCACATCGGGTATCTGCCGCAGGACATCGAGCTTTTCGGCGGCGCCATCAAAGATGTGATCGGCCGGCTCGATGGTTCAGGGCCCGGTAAGGCAATCGAAGCGGCAAAGCTCGTTGGTCTGCATGATGCGATCATGCGGCTGCCGCAAGGTTACGAGACCGACGTCGGCGAAGGCGGCAACTTGCTGCTGCGCGCGCAACGCCAGCAACTCGGACTTGCCAGGGCAGTTTATGGCTATCCTTCCTTGATCGTCCTCGACGATCCGAACTCCAGTCTCGACTATGACGGCGAGCGGGTTTTGTTCAATGCGATCGAACGCATGAAGGCAAGGGGAATGACGATCGTCGTCATAACCCACCGGATGGGAATACTGCCTGTCACCAACAAAATCGCAATCATGCGCAACGGGACCGTCGATGCATTTGGAGATAGCGACGAAATTTACGACACTTATCTTCAACCGCCATCGAAGACAGGGACATAAGGATGTTTGCCATGGCCCTCGTTCAATTCGGCATTCCAGAAAAATTTACAGGCGCCTTGAGCGCAATCCGGCACAGCGTCCAAACGTCAGGAATCAAAACACGATTCTTGATCTATGCGCCGACACCAAACACCTCGACAGCCTTGGCACCAATATCCCCGATGCCGCGGCTTCGCAGGGTCGCCTTGGTTGGCAACCTTTTGATTTGTACCTTCATCGTTGGTTTCGGCGCCTGGTCTGTCTTTGCGCCTTTGAAGAGCGCCGCGATCGCCTCGGGTGTGGTTGAACCCGAATCGAGCCGCAAAACGATCCAGCACTTCGAAGGCGGTATCATCCGGCAAATTCTCGTCAAAAATGGTGACGCGGTCAAAGCCGGTCAAACATTGATTCAGCTTGAAGATACAAAGTCTCGCTCTGAGCGCGACGCCTTGCAGGGTCAACTTTGGGACGCCCAGGCCAACCATGCGCGCCTGACCGCCGAGCGGACGAGCAGCGACAACGTCGTCTATCCCGCAGACCTCGCGGCGATCCGAGCCACGAACCCGGCTGTCGACAGCATTCTAACGGGACAGCAGCGTATCTTCGCGACACGCAGGATGGTTATGCGATCGGAGATCGCAATCACCCAGAGCAAGATGGAGCAAGTGCAACAGGAGATAGCGGGCCTGACAGCACAAAAGGCGGGCCTGACGCAACGAGCCGAAATCGCGCGGCAGGAACTCGCAGTGGTGACGCCTCTCGTGGCGAAGGGCATCGAGAAAAAGAGCCGGCTTCTCAATCTCAACCGTGAGAAAGCCGATATAGATGGTCAGCTTGGTGAAGTGACTGCCCAAATATCACGGGCTTATCAGGTGATAGGCGAAAGTCAGGCTTACCTTGTCAAAATTGAGAATGACCGGTTAAACGAAGTGGCCCAAGGTCTGCGCGACGCCGAGAGCCAGATCATGCAGCTGAATGAGCGACTTCGGGCAATCGATGATCAACTCTCAAGGACACAGATCAAGGCACCGGAAGATGGCGTGATCATGGATCTGCGTATCCATACGGCGGGCGGTGTCATCGGTGCTGGCGAACCCATTGTCGATCTGGTCCCTCGCGAAGGGCGGCTTATCATTACGGCACATGTCCGCCCGGAAGATATCAACCTCGTGCACTCGGGGTTATCCGCACAGGTTCACCTCCTCCCATATAATCAACGTCGGGTGCCGCTTCTCAAAGGCCTCGTCGAATATGTTTCCGCAGACCGTCTTGTCGACAAGGCCACCGGTCTACCTTACTACGCGGCGACGATCCGAGTGACGGATGAGCGCCTGCCCAAGATGAAGAATGTTGGTTTGGTTCCCGGAATGCCGGCCCAGACCTTGATCGAAACGGGGGAAAGCACTGTGGCTTTTTATGCAGTCCGGCCGCTCATAGACAGTTTCAACAGGGCATTCCGCGAGGATTGAGCAGGAACTTGATCGGTCGATGATCGACGAAGCCAGTACGGCATGCCATCAAGCTCCGCGCTGTCCAGGTCGTAAACT
This is a stretch of genomic DNA from Phyllobacterium zundukense. It encodes these proteins:
- a CDS encoding HlyD family type I secretion periplasmic adaptor subunit; the encoded protein is MALVQFGIPEKFTGALSAIRHSVQTSGIKTRFLIYAPTPNTSTALAPISPMPRLRRVALVGNLLICTFIVGFGAWSVFAPLKSAAIASGVVEPESSRKTIQHFEGGIIRQILVKNGDAVKAGQTLIQLEDTKSRSERDALQGQLWDAQANHARLTAERTSSDNVVYPADLAAIRATNPAVDSILTGQQRIFATRRMVMRSEIAITQSKMEQVQQEIAGLTAQKAGLTQRAEIARQELAVVTPLVAKGIEKKSRLLNLNREKADIDGQLGEVTAQISRAYQVIGESQAYLVKIENDRLNEVAQGLRDAESQIMQLNERLRAIDDQLSRTQIKAPEDGVIMDLRIHTAGGVIGAGEPIVDLVPREGRLIITAHVRPEDINLVHSGLSAQVHLLPYNQRRVPLLKGLVEYVSADRLVDKATGLPYYAATIRVTDERLPKMKNVGLVPGMPAQTLIETGESTVAFYAVRPLIDSFNRAFRED
- a CDS encoding type I secretion system permease/ATPase — translated: MTTSLVQSQRQPTHLVVALRACAGAFGLVFVYSCGYNLFLLAPSIYLLQIYDRVLSSRSTDTLLMLTLIIAVAVIVGSVLDIVRRAALSRIGSWFDHRLRPCVLTASFEYAARADAGVATDCYRDLASLRQFLDSPASALLFDVPWAPVFLLLLFLVHPLLGAIGVLSAIALLLLALLTELATREPLTHANVALARSYARFATALKYIQVIRAMGMQDGAAQIVYRDAEVARKAQDSAMHRTEIILGFSKSIRTLTQILVMGAATWLVLAENSSPGIIFVASLLLGRGLAPVEGAIGAWRSFAYARNAFNRLNKMLIAVSSDADTRMVPVPEPSGLILDNVSYALPFSGRPLLSGVKLRLAPGDCAALIGPSGSGKSTLGRIIAGVLQPSSGCALLGGVDISALRLCGGTHHIGYLPQDIELFGGAIKDVIGRLDGSGPGKAIEAAKLVGLHDAIMRLPQGYETDVGEGGNLLLRAQRQQLGLARAVYGYPSLIVLDDPNSSLDYDGERVLFNAIERMKARGMTIVVITHRMGILPVTNKIAIMRNGTVDAFGDSDEIYDTYLQPPSKTGT
- a CDS encoding PE-PGRS family protein; amino-acid sequence: MPIPQMSDTIQLNNSDAGDANAGNGGDGYNKGDISFSPSAYFNASQTVEGAHTKLYNGDDVWQKASWEAKDAGNGGDTSAHHGLIAAITNNGDGGAGGDANSNGSQSNSSGGNTATVAAATTATQVNELMASQDATIIAGVGGSGGNGNLALGGNIESTAVHIDPTTVNNTLDHFVNVLGTIDQHDLGS